One Brevibacillus choshinensis genomic window carries:
- a CDS encoding acetyl-CoA carboxylase biotin carboxyl carrier protein subunit, with amino-acid sequence MSKVVASMAGSVWKVLVKPGDAVVEGQDVVILESMKMEIPIAAESDGIVKEVKVAEADFVNEGDVLIELS; translated from the coding sequence GTGAGTAAAGTGGTAGCGAGTATGGCAGGAAGTGTGTGGAAGGTGCTGGTGAAGCCGGGAGACGCAGTCGTAGAGGGGCAGGATGTCGTCATCCTGGAATCCATGAAGATGGAAATTCCGATCGCAGCCGAAAGCGACGGGATCGTCAAGGAAGTGAAAGTAGCCGAAGCCGATTTCGTCAATGAAGGAGATGTCCTCATAGAATTGTCCTGA
- a CDS encoding ABC transporter permease — translation MPEYSLQKTSAGASIAKFRELGLLVFILLLCVGVQLRNPSFLTLENINDMVTNTAILSILAVGMMLVIVTRGIDLSIGATLALSGMISAMTVSAYPDTHPLLAILLGTAVGVVSGMIIGLLISKAGILPIIATLGMMNAFRGMTFMVSGGKWVSAHQMPDSFKAIATGSVLGLNTLIAIAIFIYLAFYYFITYTRTGRQIYAVGSNPESAKISGINNDKILWLVYTIMGGLSGLAGVLWVSKFASAQGDTASGYELSVIAACVLGGVSIAGGSGKISGIILGSILLGILNNALPLINVSPFWQMGIQGSIILIAVVINALVKRGVDHNNLMRRRM, via the coding sequence GTGCCAGAATATTCACTGCAAAAGACTTCTGCGGGAGCCAGCATCGCCAAGTTTCGCGAGCTGGGCTTGCTCGTATTCATATTGCTGCTGTGCGTGGGCGTACAGCTGCGCAACCCCAGCTTTTTGACGCTGGAAAATATCAATGACATGGTCACGAATACGGCCATTCTGAGCATTTTGGCGGTGGGGATGATGCTGGTCATCGTGACGAGGGGGATTGACCTTTCGATCGGTGCGACTCTAGCTTTGTCGGGGATGATCTCTGCAATGACGGTGAGCGCGTATCCGGACACGCATCCGCTGCTCGCAATCCTGCTCGGTACGGCAGTGGGCGTCGTCAGCGGGATGATCATCGGCCTGCTGATTTCCAAGGCCGGCATTCTCCCCATCATCGCTACCCTCGGGATGATGAACGCGTTTCGCGGGATGACATTTATGGTCAGCGGCGGGAAGTGGGTCAGTGCCCATCAGATGCCGGATTCGTTTAAAGCGATCGCGACCGGCTCCGTACTTGGACTCAACACCCTGATTGCGATTGCGATCTTCATTTACCTCGCTTTTTACTACTTCATTACATACACCAGGACGGGCAGGCAGATCTACGCAGTGGGCAGCAACCCGGAGTCAGCGAAAATCAGCGGGATCAACAACGACAAAATCCTCTGGCTAGTCTACACGATCATGGGCGGCCTGTCTGGATTGGCCGGCGTCCTGTGGGTCTCCAAATTCGCATCAGCGCAAGGCGACACGGCATCAGGCTATGAGCTCAGCGTCATCGCGGCGTGTGTGCTGGGAGGCGTCAGCATTGCTGGGGGCTCCGGCAAAATCTCCGGCATTATTCTCGGGTCGATCCTGCTGGGGATCTTGAACAACGCCCTGCCGCTGATCAACGTTTCTCCGTTTTGGCAAATGGGCATCCAAGGCTCCATCATCCTCATCGCTGTCGTCATCAATGCGTTGGTAAAGCGAGGCGTCGATCACAACAATCTGATGAGGAGGAGAATGTAG
- a CDS encoding AtuA-related protein yields MKRKLYEIAHSRAGDKGNTLIVSVIPYQEEDYRLLCEKVTVEAVKQHLQGIVSGEIVRYELPNISALQFVCSQALLGGVTTSLGMDTHGKSLSYALLELEV; encoded by the coding sequence ATGAAAAGAAAATTGTATGAGATCGCTCACAGCCGGGCGGGTGATAAAGGCAACACGTTGATTGTTTCCGTCATTCCTTATCAGGAGGAGGACTATCGCCTGCTGTGTGAAAAGGTCACAGTGGAAGCGGTGAAGCAGCATCTACAGGGGATCGTATCGGGAGAGATTGTCCGATATGAGCTGCCGAATATATCTGCTCTGCAATTTGTCTGCTCCCAGGCACTTCTGGGCGGGGTGACGACATCGCTGGGAATGGATACGCACGGAAAGAGCTTGAGCTATGCTCTGCTAGAGTTGGAGGTTTGA
- a CDS encoding GNAT family N-acetyltransferase: protein MLHIRNIQEQDYASIISVINDWWGGRQMADMLPKLFFVHFQPTSFIAEENGERVAFLVGFLSQTFPGEAYIHFVGVHPDKRKDGVGRLLYHHFFDAVKQRGCHTVRCITSPVNKTSIAFHTKLGFAIEQGDKLVDGVSVASNYDGRGNDRVVFMKAI, encoded by the coding sequence ATGCTTCACATACGGAATATCCAAGAGCAGGATTATGCCAGCATCATTTCCGTCATCAATGATTGGTGGGGCGGGCGGCAGATGGCTGATATGCTGCCCAAGCTCTTTTTCGTTCATTTCCAGCCTACCAGCTTTATCGCCGAAGAGAATGGAGAGCGTGTCGCTTTCCTCGTAGGATTCTTGTCCCAGACGTTCCCAGGGGAAGCATACATTCACTTTGTTGGCGTGCATCCGGACAAACGAAAGGATGGAGTTGGGCGCCTGCTGTATCACCACTTCTTTGACGCAGTCAAGCAGCGAGGCTGCCATACCGTGCGCTGCATTACCTCTCCTGTCAATAAAACCTCCATCGCATTCCACACCAAGCTTGGTTTTGCCATTGAACAAGGCGATAAATTAGTCGACGGAGTCTCTGTCGCATCCAACTACGATGGAAGAGGCAACGATCGGGTTGTTTTTATGAAGGCGATTTAG
- a CDS encoding CitMHS family transporter, with protein sequence MLALFGFLTVGLFLALIMTKRVSVMVSLILVPLVFAIIGGFAPEMGKMMLDGITKVAPTGIMVGFAVLYFGLMIDTGLFDPFISKMIRLVKGDPIKVAIGTAVLTMIVALDGDGASTFMITISALLPLYKRLDMSPLVLSGIVCLGAGVMNIAPWGGPTARAMTVLHTDSAQLFNPVIPAMIAGMVWVLFASYWLGKKERSRLGIIQLSEAEGKVELGAEHTKRPQLFWFNLILTIVLVVSLVKVLLPLPVLFMIAFAIALLINYPKPQEQQERLVSHAGNVVMVITMIFAAGIFTGILTGTKMIEAMAAALVSIIPDSLASSLPILVAITSMPLSLVFTPDAYYFGVLPILSETASNFGMDPLAVGRAAILGQMTTGFPLSPLTASTFILVGLAGVTLGEHQRFIFKWAFGTTIVMTIVALATGAIT encoded by the coding sequence ATGTTAGCCTTGTTTGGTTTTCTGACGGTTGGACTCTTTCTTGCATTGATTATGACAAAGCGTGTTTCTGTGATGGTTTCCTTGATTCTCGTTCCTCTTGTGTTCGCGATCATCGGCGGATTTGCTCCCGAGATGGGCAAGATGATGCTCGATGGAATAACGAAAGTAGCGCCGACGGGCATCATGGTAGGCTTTGCCGTTCTGTACTTTGGCTTGATGATCGATACGGGTCTGTTTGATCCCTTTATTTCAAAAATGATCCGGCTGGTGAAGGGAGATCCGATCAAGGTCGCGATCGGTACGGCCGTCCTCACGATGATCGTGGCATTGGATGGGGATGGGGCTTCGACGTTCATGATTACGATTTCGGCCCTGCTGCCGCTCTACAAGCGATTGGATATGAGCCCGCTCGTCCTTTCAGGGATTGTCTGTCTTGGTGCAGGTGTGATGAATATCGCACCCTGGGGTGGACCTACTGCGAGAGCCATGACCGTCCTGCATACCGACTCGGCACAGCTGTTCAATCCAGTCATTCCGGCGATGATTGCGGGGATGGTCTGGGTGCTGTTCGCGTCTTACTGGCTCGGTAAAAAGGAGCGTAGCCGCCTCGGGATTATCCAGCTGAGTGAGGCAGAGGGGAAAGTCGAGCTGGGGGCGGAGCATACGAAGCGACCGCAGCTCTTCTGGTTCAATCTGATTTTGACGATTGTGCTGGTCGTCTCGCTGGTCAAAGTGCTGCTGCCGCTTCCCGTTCTGTTCATGATTGCCTTTGCGATTGCTCTCCTGATCAACTACCCAAAGCCTCAGGAGCAGCAAGAGCGTCTGGTTAGTCACGCTGGAAACGTGGTTATGGTGATCACCATGATCTTTGCAGCAGGTATTTTCACGGGAATTCTGACGGGAACGAAAATGATTGAAGCGATGGCTGCGGCGCTTGTCTCCATTATTCCGGATTCGCTCGCAAGTTCCTTACCCATCCTCGTGGCGATTACGAGCATGCCGCTCAGCTTGGTCTTTACTCCGGATGCTTATTATTTTGGGGTTTTGCCGATTCTCAGTGAGACAGCCAGCAATTTTGGAATGGACCCGCTGGCGGTAGGACGGGCGGCGATTTTGGGCCAGATGACCACGGGCTTCCCACTCAGTCCATTGACGGCTTCGACGTTTATTTTGGTGGGTCTCGCGGGTGTTACGCTTGGCGAGCATCAACGCTTTATTTTTAAATGGGCATTTGGCACGACGATCGTCATGACCATTGTCGCCCTCGCCACAGGTGCTATTACATGA
- a CDS encoding sigma-54 interaction domain-containing protein produces the protein MLQHNLNQELEWFQAIIHSIHDGVLVIDRDEIVRLINPEYTRITGVRPEVILGQPLRSVRPGAQLVDTLRDGKTRAGIYRKEGTTEYVVDMAPILLHGEIVGAVSICKGLTEVHKLSLELEKNKEKLLQLEKAMGSLYQTKYTFGHVVGAGNGLGAIVHIAKKAADSQLPVLITGESGTGKELFAQSIHNESKRANRPFIPVNCAAIPAALLESELFGYEEGSFTNAKKGGKMGLFEIAHGGTLFLDEIGELPYDLQAKLLRVLQERSIRKVGEVRERTIDVRVIAATNRDLTQLVEKKLFREDLYYRLHVLSIHIPALRERRGDIPELVASFLRTSADHPFTIEKEALQLLQQYDWPGNIRELKNTVDYSMCMAEGTHIQLNHLPAYLQQMNRAYPDFSHAASHSSLREVVDDAERRWIRETLCQFGEDVEERKKAAKRLGISLATLYNKMRKYRLLHTSKDSKSLE, from the coding sequence ATGCTGCAGCACAACCTCAACCAAGAGCTGGAATGGTTCCAAGCTATCATCCATTCTATCCACGATGGCGTTCTTGTCATTGATCGGGATGAGATCGTCCGTCTGATCAACCCGGAATATACGAGAATCACGGGAGTTCGGCCTGAAGTCATTTTGGGACAGCCGCTGCGATCCGTGCGGCCCGGAGCCCAGTTGGTAGACACCCTGCGGGATGGGAAGACCCGAGCTGGTATCTATCGCAAAGAAGGAACCACGGAATACGTCGTGGATATGGCTCCGATCTTGCTGCATGGGGAGATCGTAGGGGCTGTTTCGATCTGCAAAGGATTGACGGAAGTCCACAAGCTCTCTTTGGAGCTGGAGAAAAATAAAGAAAAGCTGCTTCAGCTAGAGAAGGCGATGGGTTCTCTTTACCAGACCAAGTATACCTTTGGCCATGTAGTCGGAGCAGGGAATGGACTGGGGGCCATCGTTCATATTGCCAAAAAAGCGGCAGACTCCCAGCTGCCCGTGCTGATTACCGGGGAGAGCGGGACGGGAAAGGAGCTGTTTGCTCAGTCCATCCACAACGAGAGTAAGAGGGCTAATCGTCCCTTCATACCGGTGAACTGTGCTGCCATCCCGGCTGCATTGCTGGAAAGTGAGCTGTTTGGCTACGAGGAAGGCTCTTTTACCAATGCGAAAAAAGGCGGGAAAATGGGGTTGTTTGAAATTGCTCATGGGGGCACTCTCTTTTTGGATGAAATCGGGGAGCTTCCGTACGATTTGCAGGCCAAGCTGCTGCGTGTCCTGCAGGAGCGTTCCATTCGCAAGGTAGGGGAAGTCAGGGAGCGCACGATCGATGTCCGTGTGATTGCCGCTACCAATAGAGATCTTACGCAGCTGGTAGAAAAGAAGCTTTTTCGCGAGGATTTGTACTACCGGCTCCATGTCCTTTCGATTCATATTCCCGCTTTGCGCGAACGGCGGGGAGATATCCCTGAGCTCGTTGCCTCTTTTCTGCGAACCTCCGCTGATCATCCTTTCACCATTGAGAAGGAAGCTCTCCAGCTTTTGCAGCAATACGATTGGCCGGGGAACATCCGCGAACTGAAAAATACGGTTGATTACAGCATGTGCATGGCAGAAGGAACGCATATCCAATTGAATCATTTGCCAGCTTATTTGCAACAGATGAATCGGGCCTATCCGGACTTTTCTCACGCAGCATCGCATTCGTCACTGCGAGAGGTAGTGGATGATGCGGAGCGCAGGTGGATACGGGAGACGCTCTGCCAGTTCGGTGAAGATGTAGAAGAACGGAAAAAGGCCGCAAAGCGCTTGGGCATTTCCTTGGCTACACTCTATAACAAGATGCGCAAATATCGGCTGCTCCACACCTCCAAGGATTCTAAATCTTTAGAATAA
- the map gene encoding type I methionyl aminopeptidase, whose product MSIQNELDLIGLKRIGRIVAEAREAMLQAVRRGVSTKDLDEIGRAVLTKYGAQSAPKKEYEFPGYTCISVNHVVAHGIPDDYQLKDGDLINVDVSAELDGYYADTGASIVVGASDERKQALCKCAEESLYKALASAKAGSKLSQIGRIVQNEARRNGFTVVKNLTGHGIGRSLHEEPTHILNYYDKWDKRLLTDGMVIAVETFISTGAEYVDDGRDGWALITPDKSLVAQYEHTVVVTGGQPIILTA is encoded by the coding sequence ATGTCCATTCAAAACGAATTAGATTTGATCGGTCTGAAGCGAATCGGCAGGATCGTGGCTGAGGCGAGAGAAGCCATGCTGCAGGCAGTCAGGCGAGGTGTGTCGACAAAAGATCTGGACGAGATCGGAAGGGCCGTGTTGACGAAATACGGCGCCCAATCTGCCCCGAAGAAAGAGTACGAATTTCCGGGATACACGTGCATCAGTGTCAATCATGTAGTCGCACATGGCATACCCGATGATTATCAGCTGAAGGACGGTGATCTGATCAATGTCGACGTATCTGCGGAGCTCGATGGCTATTATGCAGATACGGGGGCATCGATCGTGGTCGGCGCAAGTGATGAACGCAAGCAGGCGCTGTGCAAGTGTGCGGAGGAGTCGCTGTACAAGGCGCTGGCATCCGCCAAGGCAGGCTCCAAACTGAGCCAGATCGGGCGGATTGTCCAGAATGAAGCGCGTCGAAACGGCTTTACCGTGGTGAAAAACCTGACCGGCCATGGGATTGGGAGAAGCCTCCATGAGGAACCTACTCATATTCTGAATTACTATGACAAGTGGGATAAAAGATTGCTCACAGATGGTATGGTAATCGCAGTCGAGACTTTCATTTCGACAGGCGCAGAGTACGTAGACGACGGACGGGACGGCTGGGCGCTGATCACGCCAGACAAAAGCCTGGTAGCCCAGTACGAGCATACGGTTGTCGTAACGGGTGGGCAGCCGATCATTTTAACCGCATAG
- a CDS encoding ABC transporter permease: protein MEKRVITYRKEFSWKTFFLQWEWMLVLIFILVNVINANLSPYYLNADSLRDATMTFLDKAFIVLPMVFIIILGDIDISVASIVALSSVVMADLYTMGVPMELAVVICLLVGTLCGYINGLLITRFKELSAVIVTLATMIIYRGIAYILLEDQAAGKFPEWFKFLGWGYVGTVPFILIVFAVFAVIFGLLLHKTTFGRRVYAMGSNLTASQFSGIQVDKIKILVFTLAGFMSAITALFLTSRMGSTRPNIATGYELDVIAMVVLGGISTSGGKGRMIGAILAIFLIGFLRYGLGLVNVPAQMLLVIIGLLLIVAVMVPNLKSHLRKWVKI from the coding sequence ATGGAAAAGAGAGTGATCACCTATCGCAAGGAGTTTTCGTGGAAAACATTTTTTCTGCAGTGGGAATGGATGCTCGTCCTCATTTTCATTCTGGTCAATGTGATCAACGCCAATCTGTCCCCGTACTATCTGAATGCTGACAGCCTGCGAGACGCGACGATGACCTTCCTCGACAAGGCGTTTATCGTCCTGCCGATGGTGTTCATCATCATCCTCGGCGACATCGATATTTCTGTCGCTTCGATCGTAGCGCTGTCCTCTGTCGTCATGGCTGACCTGTATACGATGGGCGTTCCGATGGAGCTCGCAGTCGTGATCTGCCTGCTGGTGGGTACTTTATGCGGCTACATCAACGGGCTCTTGATTACCCGGTTCAAGGAGCTGTCAGCGGTCATCGTGACTTTGGCGACGATGATCATTTATCGCGGGATCGCGTACATCCTGCTCGAAGACCAAGCAGCAGGTAAATTTCCGGAATGGTTCAAGTTTCTCGGGTGGGGTTATGTGGGAACGGTTCCGTTTATCCTGATTGTTTTTGCGGTTTTTGCTGTAATTTTTGGACTTTTGCTGCATAAAACCACATTTGGACGTCGCGTCTATGCGATGGGAAGCAATCTGACGGCCAGTCAATTTTCCGGAATTCAGGTCGATAAAATCAAGATTCTCGTCTTCACGCTGGCCGGATTCATGTCTGCCATTACGGCATTATTCCTCACTTCGCGGATGGGCAGCACCCGCCCGAATATTGCGACCGGCTATGAGCTGGACGTTATTGCCATGGTTGTACTCGGCGGCATCAGCACGTCAGGTGGCAAAGGGAGGATGATTGGGGCGATTCTCGCCATCTTCCTGATTGGTTTCTTGCGGTACGGATTGGGGCTCGTAAACGTCCCGGCACAAATGCTGCTCGTCATCATCGGACTGTTGCTGATCGTGGCCGTCATGGTCCCCAATCTCAAGAGTCATTTGCGTAAGTGGGTCAAAATCTGA
- a CDS encoding DNA-3-methyladenine glycosylase I, with amino-acid sequence MNRCGWVNEDPLYIDYHDHEWGVPVYDDRLLFEYLNLEGAQAGLSWYTILKKRENYRKAFDNFDPEKIIHYDESKIEELLNNEGIVRNRLKVRAVVTNAKAYFRVVEEFGSFRDYIWSFVGGKPIQNDFTSMSQVPATTEISDKLSKDLKKRGFTFVGSTICYAFMQAVGMVNDHITTCECYRKK; translated from the coding sequence ATGAATCGATGTGGTTGGGTGAATGAAGATCCTTTATATATCGACTACCACGATCACGAGTGGGGAGTGCCGGTGTATGACGACCGTCTCCTGTTTGAGTATCTCAATCTGGAGGGCGCGCAGGCGGGACTAAGCTGGTATACGATCCTGAAAAAGCGCGAGAACTATCGGAAAGCCTTTGATAACTTTGATCCTGAGAAAATCATCCACTACGATGAAAGCAAAATCGAGGAACTGCTGAACAATGAGGGTATCGTTCGGAACCGATTAAAAGTCAGAGCTGTTGTTACCAATGCCAAAGCCTATTTTCGCGTGGTCGAGGAATTTGGATCATTCCGTGATTATATTTGGTCATTTGTCGGTGGCAAGCCCATTCAGAATGACTTCACTTCCATGTCACAAGTGCCGGCTACTACCGAGATAAGCGACAAGCTGAGCAAGGATCTGAAGAAGAGAGGATTCACATTTGTGGGCTCTACCATCTGCTACGCCTTTATGCAGGCGGTTGGAATGGTCAATGATCATATCACGACTTGTGAGTGCTACAGGAAAAAGTAG
- a CDS encoding sugar ABC transporter ATP-binding protein, translated as MADYVLELRGITKTFPGVKALDQVHFQLRPGEIHALMGENGAGKSTFIKIITGVHLPDEGEIFVNGQKTEIKNPKDAQKLGIAAIYQHVTCFPDLSVTENIFMGHEKITKRTKRILWGDMHAEAKRLLQELGAGFDPRTKMGSLSVAQQQIVEIAKALSMEARIIIMDEPTAALTARESEELYKIAEKLRDNGASIIFISHRFEDMYRLASKVTVFRDAKYIGSWGISDISNEDLIVAMVGREITQLFPQKVAKVGEELLRVEGLGKTGFFADVSFSVRRGEIIGLTGLVGAGRTEVCQAIFGITSYDSGQVFLKGSPIRVKNPLQAMELGIGYLPEDRQKQGLVLEWGIERNITLSALGQLSKRGWIQEKKEAELALALAEKVQVKARSIFDLASSLSGGNQQKVVVAKLLTADLDVIILDEPTKGVDVGAKSAIYEIISDLAAQGYGVIMISSEMPEVIGMSDRVVVMREGRVTAQLDGATVTQEAILEAAMVNSIPEATPAFGGAAETLSS; from the coding sequence ATGGCAGATTACGTTCTTGAATTGAGAGGAATTACGAAAACGTTTCCAGGCGTAAAGGCGTTGGATCAGGTGCACTTTCAGCTTCGCCCGGGAGAAATCCATGCCCTCATGGGAGAAAACGGTGCGGGCAAATCCACCTTTATCAAGATCATTACGGGTGTCCATCTTCCTGACGAGGGTGAAATCTTTGTAAACGGGCAGAAAACGGAAATCAAAAATCCAAAGGACGCTCAAAAATTGGGGATTGCAGCCATTTATCAGCATGTAACCTGCTTTCCTGACCTAAGTGTCACGGAAAACATCTTCATGGGGCATGAGAAAATCACGAAGCGAACCAAGCGGATCCTGTGGGGAGACATGCATGCGGAGGCCAAGCGGCTCTTGCAGGAGCTGGGAGCAGGCTTTGATCCAAGAACCAAGATGGGGTCGCTCAGCGTCGCCCAGCAACAAATCGTCGAAATTGCGAAAGCGCTTTCAATGGAAGCGCGCATCATCATCATGGATGAGCCTACGGCAGCGCTCACGGCGCGCGAGAGTGAAGAGCTGTATAAGATTGCGGAAAAGCTGCGCGACAATGGAGCATCCATCATCTTTATTTCCCACCGTTTTGAGGACATGTATCGACTCGCCAGCAAAGTGACGGTCTTCCGGGATGCCAAATACATTGGCTCCTGGGGCATTTCCGACATCTCAAACGAGGACCTGATCGTAGCTATGGTCGGAAGGGAAATCACGCAGCTGTTCCCGCAAAAGGTAGCCAAAGTCGGTGAAGAGCTGCTGCGCGTAGAAGGTCTCGGGAAAACAGGTTTTTTTGCAGACGTTTCTTTTTCCGTACGCCGGGGTGAGATTATCGGGCTGACAGGCCTGGTCGGAGCGGGAAGGACAGAGGTGTGCCAAGCCATTTTCGGAATTACCTCGTACGATTCGGGCCAGGTGTTCCTCAAAGGCAGTCCCATCAGAGTCAAAAATCCGTTGCAGGCGATGGAGCTGGGGATCGGGTACCTGCCCGAAGACAGGCAAAAGCAGGGCCTCGTGCTGGAGTGGGGGATCGAGCGAAACATCACGCTGTCCGCGCTCGGCCAGCTGTCCAAGAGGGGCTGGATCCAGGAGAAGAAAGAGGCCGAGCTGGCGCTGGCGCTCGCGGAAAAAGTCCAAGTGAAGGCACGCAGCATCTTTGACCTCGCCAGCTCCTTATCCGGCGGGAATCAGCAAAAGGTCGTCGTCGCCAAGCTTTTGACCGCCGATCTGGATGTCATCATTCTGGATGAGCCTACAAAAGGCGTGGACGTCGGGGCGAAATCCGCCATCTATGAGATCATCAGCGATCTCGCCGCGCAGGGGTATGGCGTCATTATGATTTCGTCTGAAATGCCCGAGGTGATCGGTATGAGTGATCGGGTGGTTGTCATGAGAGAGGGCAGGGTGACGGCCCAGCTGGATGGGGCGACGGTGACACAAGAGGCCATACTGGAGGCGGCGATGGTGAACAGCATTCCGGAGGCGACGCCGGCATTTGGCGGCGCAGCAGAGACGCTCAGCTCGTAA
- a CDS encoding acyclic terpene utilization AtuA family protein: MLRIGSGAGFAGDRLEPAVLLAEQGKLDYLVLECLAERTIALAQRRKLENPALGYDALLEKRMELLLPILKKNRVRLVTNMGAANPVAAAEKIIEIARRQGLSIKVAAVTGDDVLEKLHPEQRTLESNEPLSSYGPLISANAYIGAAALLPALETGADIIVAGRVADPSLFLAPMMHHYGWSWEEKDKLAQGTVIGHLLECAGQITGGYFADPGKKEVAGLAELGFPFADIDHDGTAVISKIEGTGGVIHLGTVKEQLLYEVTNPYAYLTPDISADFSTVSLRELSPNRVKVSGGVGKEQPATLKVSVGYHAGFIGEGEISYGGCHALGRAQLAGEIIRERLAQRSFSEIRIDYIGCNSVHRTSFSHEGEPYEVRLRAAAKAASHEAAQQVGEEVEALYTNGPAGGGGARKYVHEVIGIVSVLMERGQVHTQVTIREC; this comes from the coding sequence ATGTTGAGAATTGGCTCTGGAGCCGGTTTCGCCGGTGACAGATTGGAGCCCGCTGTCTTATTGGCGGAGCAAGGAAAGCTGGATTACCTGGTGCTGGAATGTCTGGCGGAGCGCACGATCGCATTGGCGCAGAGGAGGAAGCTGGAAAATCCTGCTCTCGGCTACGATGCCTTGTTGGAGAAAAGAATGGAGCTTCTGCTGCCGATCCTGAAGAAAAATCGCGTGCGGCTCGTGACCAATATGGGGGCAGCCAACCCCGTAGCGGCTGCTGAAAAGATCATCGAGATCGCCCGGCGGCAAGGTTTATCTATTAAAGTGGCAGCGGTGACGGGGGACGATGTGCTGGAGAAGCTGCATCCAGAGCAGCGCACCCTGGAATCGAACGAACCGTTGTCTTCGTACGGTCCGCTGATTTCCGCCAACGCGTACATCGGAGCCGCAGCCCTGTTACCGGCGCTTGAGACAGGTGCGGATATCATCGTGGCAGGGCGGGTGGCCGACCCCTCGCTGTTTTTGGCACCCATGATGCATCATTACGGCTGGTCATGGGAGGAGAAGGACAAGCTGGCGCAAGGTACGGTAATAGGTCATCTGCTAGAGTGCGCGGGGCAAATCACGGGCGGGTATTTTGCTGACCCGGGGAAAAAAGAGGTGGCCGGACTGGCAGAGCTGGGCTTTCCTTTTGCCGATATCGATCACGATGGGACAGCGGTCATTTCGAAAATCGAAGGCACTGGCGGCGTCATCCATCTGGGGACGGTAAAAGAACAGTTGCTCTATGAGGTCACGAATCCATACGCCTACCTGACACCGGACATTTCGGCTGATTTTTCGACTGTGTCCTTGCGAGAGCTCTCGCCAAATCGAGTAAAAGTATCCGGTGGGGTGGGCAAGGAACAGCCCGCCACCCTCAAGGTAAGTGTCGGCTATCACGCAGGCTTTATCGGGGAAGGGGAAATCTCTTATGGAGGCTGCCATGCATTGGGCAGAGCGCAGCTGGCAGGAGAAATCATCCGTGAACGATTGGCCCAACGCTCCTTTTCCGAGATACGGATTGACTATATCGGGTGCAATTCCGTGCACCGCACGTCTTTCAGCCATGAGGGCGAGCCATATGAAGTGCGATTGCGAGCTGCAGCAAAGGCTGCAAGCCACGAGGCAGCGCAGCAGGTGGGAGAAGAAGTGGAAGCTTTGTATACCAATGGTCCTGCCGGCGGTGGGGGGGCCAGGAAATACGTACATGAAGTGATTGGAATCGTTTCTGTCCTGATGGAAAGAGGCCAGGTCCACACCCAAGTAACCATTCGGGAGTGTTAG
- a CDS encoding flavin reductase family protein, translating to MHKVIEPKIMYFGSCLVLISTRNEDGTANLAPMSSAWWLNQSCMLGMSSRAQTVQNIVREKECVLNLPSVDMMPAIERLTLLTGRNPVPETKAAQGYRYEGDKFGIAELTQLPSLLVRAPRVKECPVQLEAKLIAVHPMEEPSTLVAMEVHIEKVHIQSDLLMEGHPNYIDPAKWKPLMMSFCEYFGFGEQLSHSRLAPVFGPVKR from the coding sequence ATGCATAAGGTAATTGAACCCAAGATTATGTACTTTGGAAGCTGCCTCGTGTTGATCAGTACGAGGAATGAAGACGGTACAGCAAATTTGGCACCAATGTCTTCTGCTTGGTGGCTCAATCAATCATGCATGCTCGGGATGAGCAGCAGAGCACAGACCGTTCAAAATATCGTAAGGGAAAAAGAATGCGTTCTCAATCTCCCATCTGTGGATATGATGCCTGCGATCGAGCGACTCACTTTGTTAACCGGAAGGAATCCAGTGCCTGAGACGAAAGCAGCACAGGGATATCGATACGAGGGCGATAAATTTGGTATCGCTGAGCTTACGCAGCTGCCGTCCCTGCTTGTCCGTGCGCCTAGAGTCAAAGAATGCCCCGTTCAACTGGAAGCGAAATTGATAGCTGTGCATCCAATGGAGGAGCCGAGTACTTTGGTCGCGATGGAGGTGCACATCGAAAAGGTGCACATTCAGTCAGATCTTCTGATGGAGGGTCATCCCAATTATATCGATCCAGCAAAATGGAAGCCGCTCATGATGAGCTTTTGCGAGTACTTCGGCTTTGGCGAGCAGCTTTCCCATTCGAGATTAGCACCCGTGTTTGGGCCCGTGAAACGGTAG